In Gadus chalcogrammus isolate NIFS_2021 chromosome 11, NIFS_Gcha_1.0, whole genome shotgun sequence, a single window of DNA contains:
- the ppox gene encoding protoporphyrinogen oxidase produces MKTVAVLGGGIGGLATAYYLSKSPQVAKVILLESSGRYGGWLWSTQRSDGAVFEHGPRGIRPAGAVGLNTLNLVQDIGLENEILPVPYSHNASKNRYLYVNEKLHKMPSGLWGALQTVSPFSRPIIHSIAKEILVKKGTEDDESIHSFVSRRLGKELADIAIDSLCRGVFAGDCRRLSVRSCFPPLYRAEQSRGSIVLGMLLGSGQDQAVRPGALAKRSQEESWAQWSLLRGMGSLPEGLADWLQQSGKAQLYSEAAVKEMHLSSSGWEIQTEGGTISADHVISALPADALASALPPALAPLSKQAQEISYVTVAVVNLEYQGAILPVEGFGHLIPSTENKGVLGVVYDSVPFPQHNSPKGVTTRLTVMMGGAWFQEVFGSPDTVSEESLLAVATQAVRAHLGAGFPPSWSKVALQKNCIPQYYLGHWKRVESMRRYVAEKNLPLSLVGSSYDGVSVNDVINSGRVAVEQLLGPTP; encoded by the exons ATGAAGACTGTGGCAGTATTAGGGGGGGGCATTGGCGGCCTGGCAACAGCCTACTATCTTTCCAAGAGTCCCCAAGTGGCCAAG GTGATTCTCTTGGAGTCGAGCGGTCGTTACGGGGGCTGGCTGTGGTCCACCCAGCGGTCGGACGGGGCCGTGTTTGAACACGGGCCCAGAGGCATACGGCCGGCGGGAGCGGTCGGATTGAACACACTCAACCTG GTGCAGGACATCGGCCTGGAGAATGAAATCCTCCCCGTCCCCTACAGTCACAACGCCTCCAAGAACAGATACCTCTACGTGAATGAGAAACTACACAAGATGCCCTCAGGACTATG GGGAGCGCTCCAGACAGTCTCGCCCTTCTCTCGACCGATCATCCACAGCATCGCTAAGGAGATCCTGGTGAAGAAAGGCACGGAGGACGATGAGTCCATCCACTCGTTTGTATCTAGGAGGCTAGgaaaggag CTGGCGGACATAGCCATAGACAGCCTGTGTCGCGGCGTGTTTGCGGGGGACTGCAGGCGGCTGAGCGTGCGGTCGTGTTTCCCCCCGCTGTACCGGGCCGAGCAGAGCCGGGGCTCCATCGTGCTGGGGATGCTGCTGGGATCAG gcCAGGACCAGGCGGTCCGTCCTGGTGCTCTGGCCAAGAGGTCCCAGGAGGAGTCGTGGGCCCAGTGGTCCTTGCTTAGGGGCATGGGCAGCCTCCCAGAGGGGCTCGCTGATTGGCTGCAGCAAAGCGGGAAGGCCCAACTCTACAGCGAGGCTGCGGTTAAGGAGATGCACCTCTCCTCGTCAGGCTGGGAG ATCCAGACGGAGGGCGGGACCATATCGGCTGACCACGTCATCTCTGCCTTGCCAGCTGACG CCCTGGCCTCCGCCCTGCCTCCAGCTCTGGCGCCGCTCAGCAAACAGGCCCAGGAGATCTCGTACGTGACAGTCGCCGTCGTGAACCTGGAGTACCAGGGCGCTATCCTTCCTGTGGAG GGCTTTGGTCACCTGATTCCATCCACGGAGAACAAAGGCGTATTAGGAGTGGTCTACGACTCTGTGCCTTTCCCTCAACACAACAGCCCCAAAGGAGTCACCACTCGATTAACG GTGATGATGGGCGGGGCCTGGTTCCAGGAAGTGTTTGGATCCCCTGACACTGTGTCCGAGGAGAGTCTCTTGGCAGTGGCGACCCAGGCGGTCCGTGCGCACCTGGGTGCGGGGTTCCCCCCCAGCTGGAGCAAGGTGGCCCTGCAGAAG AACTGCATTCCTCAGTATTACCTTGGGCACTGGAAGCGTGTTG aGAGTATGCGTCGGTACGTGGCAGAGAAGaaccttcctctgtctctcgtgGGATCCTCCTACGACGGGGTCTCTGTTAATGATGTCATCAACAGTGGCCGCGTAGCCGTGGAGCAGCTTCTGGGACCCACACCTTGA
- the fbl gene encoding rRNA 2'-O-methyltransferase fibrillarin: protein MSTGFTPRGRGGFRGGSGDRGGRGSFGGGRGSFGDRGGRGSFGDRGRGGFRGGRGGSFRSPEGGGFRGRGGGRGAPRGRGGARGGFGAGRKVIVEPHRHEGVFICRGKEDALVTKNMAVGESVYGEKRMSVEEGETKIEYRAWNPFRSKLAAAILGGVDQIHIKPGSKVMYLGAASGTTVSHVSDIVGPEGLVYAVEFSHRSGRDLLNVAKKRTNIIPIIEDARHPHKYRMLVGMVDVIFADVAQPDQTRIVALNAHNFLKNGGHFVISIKANCIDSTAAPEAVFASEVKKMGAENMKPQEQLTLEPYERDHAVVVGIYRPPPKAKK from the exons ATGAGTACAG GATTCACCCCTCGTGGCCGAGGAGGTTTCCGCGGAGGCTCCGGCGATCGAGGTGGAAGAGGGAGCTTCGGTGGTGGAAGGGGGAGCTTCGGTGATCGGGGTGGAAGAGGAAGCTTTGGCGACCGTGGACGTGGTGGCtttagaggaggaagag GTGGAAGTTTCAGGTCGCCAGAAGGAGGTGGATtcagagggaggggtggtggcaGAGGTGCACCGAGAGGCAGAGGTGGTGCAAGAGGAGGATTTGGAGCAGGAAGGAAGGTTATTGTGGAACCCCACAGGCATGAAG GAGTGTTTATCTGCAGAGGGAAAGAAGATGCTCTGGTGACCAAAAACATGGCGGTCGGAGAATCGGTTTATGGTGAAAAGAGGATGAGTGTTGAG GAAGGCGAGACGAAGATTGAGTACCGTGCATGGAATCCATTCCGCTCCAAGTTGGCAGCAGCCATCCTGGGAGGTGTGGACCAGATTCATATAAAACCAGGGTCGAAGGTCATGTACCTCGGAGCAGCCTCAGGGACTACAGTGTCCCATGTTTCCGATATTGTTGGACCA GAAGGGCTGGTTTATGCTGTAGAGTTTTCCCACCGATCAGGCCGCGATCTTTTAAACGTGGCAAAGAAAAGAACCAACATTATTCCAATTATTGAGGATGCCCGTCACCCGCACAAGTACCGCATGCTTGTTG GTATGGTTGATGTCATTTTTGCTGATGTTGCCCAGCCTGACCAAACCAGGATTGTCGCACTGAACGCTCACAACTTCCTGAAGAATGGGGGGCACTTTGTCATCTCCATCAAG GCAAACTGCATTGACTCGACAGCAGCCCCAGAAGCAGTGTTTGCATCCGAAGTAAAGAAGATGGGGGCTGAGAACATGAAGCCACAAGAACAGCTCACGCTGGAACCCTACGAGAGGGACCATGCTGTAGTTGTAGGCATTTACAG ACCACCTCCCAAAGCAAAGAAATGA
- the arhgap33 gene encoding rho GTPase-activating protein 33 translates to MATLAQSGDPLERTGYPAAEASAGAAANPNLRMNKRVSVVKGHFPKLADCAHFHYDNVDLGAIVLQYLSEQDHGEAKWGAGPSSKVSLVQVTCQGKSWLVRRSYEEFCTLDAHLHQCIYDRRYSRLAPLQPLGQTEDKTEMVCTLLAEYLRRLSGIIDNKLNCGPVLSWMEIDNRGNRFLLKEEASLNVPAIAAARVVKRYTAQASDEISIEVGDILSVIDMPPKEETSWWRGKHCFQVGFFPSECVELINEKQTGSASGTKTDQDGTSCPGPDSPTSVCKKHGKMLGFLKTFIKSRPSKQKLKQRGILRERVFGCDLGEHLLNSGLDVPQVLVSCSEFLEQHGVVDGIYRHSGVSSNIQKLRHEFDSEIVPDLTKGIYMQDIHCVASLGKLYFRELPNPLLTYQLYDKFADCMGEMTDDERMVKVHDVIQQLPPPHYRTLEYLIRHLSRLATRSGETNMHIKNLAIVWAPNLLRSKEIETAGLVGSDPFREVRVQSVIVEFLLSHVNVLFSDSFTSVGKFTQAPGQLHLARPKSFVSARLLSLEEAQARTQAPLMLQAAPLHPLHPLQEQYHTVLAVQDNRAKKVIKGRKTAASWKTIFDFGKPMRIGSLFQPNMAHFGCRVDSVTLRSAKSEDSLSSQHSGSGSAQYLRSRRPRPSSDGLSLGASVNMESAWPHPNARLSSSRSYDSLLPRDHSLGNQGETGEDGDDEEEEGIYSMPEIPSQGIASRWMAEDLDDFSPTFPDDRPLGLGSTRTSPPSGRHAAYYHGRRPPRPITEDPDSVLNQSEAIARRSLILAATAPPQQAFVQHQASHSCPVQGDLSGQRPADAHQPHERISFTKKMVHALSPKTSKAPTLDISQPVAISVPAKVLEMIGGRAGESQHLATSDSPQSPQMISMLLRSCDIQLSDTCQQELNSKLGATALGMAKGEEGIHSFPALCLLVRLRIRWTNCFICFTHNGLSLHFIGPILPHHLPSLDAPGPNGAPPAVQKPPLPKNPARLMALALAESANRAEGANRAEGALLPYRPPQTGYRPPPHPGYSHQDPESNQQPGLSPEAKPPPPYSTEPKHVDMGTLSSTTSGSDPVTSDLSRVNSSEDDQSSDPFYSSVHVASRDSPVRTDRPQPPAYGRQLSAPPSTASGAGANANAAATTGLRQQSDSVPQLCSGAPQPAGGPPSQPQLHHSSSESSPLSRARLPPPSGRPRVPAKPSDLVAPKREPPFQRGGRDLPLQVAPAGPQREPPHPFARTNLRRSLDSGRVRCLIGPPDFQSPLVRAFSERLGGVPDKLARYHAAQAANQLGAGGPPPSALALAAQHHFAQASIKAERLRDKQNPYHEIGGPEGEEPYPFRPPSYSRHAFGPPRPDLEGGLFPAPRLQPRPQPHSSPEAYHGPAPSHHALPEASHFPPSHGDPGPPPQASFSRLPAGSEMHPIPASCFSALAPAAAAAAASRTFSSPRKARHAPAAASLHASNPPNPQPAPLHPYFENGRVCYREQPEDAPATAAAAHSTKRPAPPARRHGPQRPYRPPAEPRQPVYVNYPFSLSPSAAPPPAAASSSVALPVGRGWATSDLDTPRERSPLTSPGDSRSSGSLPSPPGSGGGGDRAPGGHDRGPCTAAAAAKRSWSEDEDAEPLSGHNLAELLMAKMAAEEDGNEADSDSPSRPGPSSSSSRRQTHFRGRQYPGADAVPPPPPPYAAALFSCSSFQQAGASRRASSGGGGQYHRQAYDVHPPQDPLLRFQRAPDPPSRLNPRSHSSRSCHNPLYPPRRSAHAYPPPGLFGLPSGDPGGYLAQNMHQAAAAGPRPPHPAQGSPPGETAPETSALRGVVGQNGVPGAKWSQTRSYC, encoded by the exons ATGGCAACTTTG GCTCAGAGCGGTGATCCATTGGAAAGAACTGGATATCCAGCGGCAGAAGCTTCAGCGGGCGCCGCGGCCAACCCTAACCTCAGAATGAACAAAAG GGTGTCTGTTGTTAAAGGCCACTTCCCAAAGCTCGCTGACTGCGCTCACTTCCACTACGACAACGTAGACCTCGGCGCCATCGTG CTCCAGTATCTCAGTGAACAGGACCATGGGGAAGCCAAGTGGGGGGCAGGACCCTCCTCAAAGGTCTCTTTGGTACAGGTCACCTGCCAG GGTAAGTCATGGCTGGTCAGAAGGTCGTACGAGGAGTTCTGCACGTTGGACGCCCACCTGCATCAGTGCATCTACGACAGGCGCTACTCCAGACTGGCACCGCTGCAACCGCTGGGACAGACGGAGGACAAGACGGAG ATGGTCTGTACTCTGCTGGCGGAGTACCTCCGTCGACTGTCGGGCATCATCGACAACAAACTCAACTGCGGACCTGTGCTCTCGTGGATGGAG ATCGACAACCGAGGCAACCGCTTCCtgctgaaggaggaggcgtcTCTCAACGTGCCAGCCATTGCTGCTGCCCGTGTGGTGAAGCGCTACACCGCGCAGGCCTCTGATGAGATATCTATAGAG GTTGGAGATATCCTGTCTGTGATTGACATGCCGCCCAAAGAAGAGACCAGCTGGTGGCGAGGAAAGCATTGCTTTCAG gtgGGCTTCTTCCCCAGTGAATGTGTAGAGCTAATCAACGAGAAACAGACGGGCAGTGCGTCCGGCACTAAGACAG ATCAAGATGGAACCAGCTGTCCCGGACCTGACTCTCCCACATCAG TGTGTAAGAAACACGGCAAGATGCTGGGGTTTCTGAAGACCTTCATCAAATCCAGACCATCCAAACAGAAGCTGAAGCAGAGGGGGATACTCAGGGAACGGGTGTTCGGCTGTGACCTCGGGGAACATCTGCTCAATTCTGGACTAGATG TTCCTCAGGTTCTGGTCAGCTGCTCGGAGTTCCTGGAGCAGCACGGAGTGGTGGACGGCATCTACCGGCACTCCGGAGTCTCCTCCAACATCCAGAAACTACG TCATGAATTCGACAGTGAGATAGTTCCCGACCTCACTAAGGGAATCTACATGCAAGACATCCACTGTGTCGCCTCCTTGGGTAAACTGTACTTCCGAGAGCTGCCCAACCCCCTGCTCACCTACCAGCTGTACGACAAGTTTGCA GACTGTATGGGAGAAATGACTGACGATGAACGCATGGTCAAAGTCCATGATGTCATCCAACAGCTACCCCCTCCTCACTACAG AACCCTGGAGTATCTGATCCGCCACCTATCGAGGCTGGCTACGAGGAGCGGAGAAACCAACATGCACATCAAGAACCTGGCTATTGTTTGGGCTCCCAACTTACTGAG GTCCAAGGAGATCGAGACTGCCGGCCTGGTGGGTTCTGACCCCTTCAGGGAGGTTCGGGTCCAGTCGGTCATTGTGGAGTTTCTCTTGAGCCATGTCAATGTGCTATTCTCCGACTCGTTCACTTCTGTTGGAAAATTCACACAAG CCCCAGGCCAGCTGCACCTGGCCAGACCCAAGTCCTTCGTGTCGGCGCGGCTCCTCTCTCTGGAGGAAGCCCAGGCCCGCACCCAGGCCCCTCTCATGCTGCAGGCTGCCCCCCTGCACCCCCTGCACCCCCTGCAGGAGCAGTACCACACGGTGCTGGCGGTCCAGGACAACAG GGCTAAGAAGGTTATAAAAGGAAGGAAGACTGCGGCAAGCTGGAAAACTATTTTTGATTTCGGAAAACCAATGAGAATCGGCTCCCTGTTCCAGCCAAACATGGCTCACTTTG GTTGCCGCGTTGACAGCGTGACCCTGAGGTCTGCCAAGAGTGAGGACAGCCTGTCCTCGCAGCACAGCGGCTCAG gatcCGCTCAGTACCTGCGGTCGCGGCGTCCCCGACCAAGCAGCGACGGGCTGTCGTTGGGCGCCAGCGTCAACATGGAGTCCGCCTGGCCACACCCTAACGCACGCCTGTCCTCCAGCCGCTCCTACGACAGCCTGCTGCCCAGAGACCACAGCCTTGGGAACCAGGGGGAGACG GGAGAAGACGGGGacgatgaagaagaggagggaatCTACTCCATGCCTGAAATACCGAGTCAGGGGATCGCGTCCCGCTGGATGGCAGAAGACCTGGACGACTTCAGCCCCACCTTCCCGGACGACCGGCCCCTGGGACTGGGCTCCACCAGGACCTCCCCGCCCTCCGGCCGGCACGCCGCCTATTACCACGGCCGCCGGCCCCCTCGCCCAATCACGGAGGACCCCGACTCTGTGCTCAACCAATCGGAAGCCATCGCCCGGAGGAGCCTGATCCTGGCGGCGACGGCTCCGCCCCAGCAGGCGTTTGTCCAGCACCAGGCCTCCCACAGCTGCCCGGTGCAGGGGGACCTGAGCGGCCAGAGACCTGCGGACGCCCACCAGCCCCACGAGAGGATCTCCTTCACCAAGAAG ATGGTTCACGCCCTCTCCCCCAAGACCAGCAAGGCTCCCACGCTGGACATCTCTCAGCCCGTCGCCATCAGCGTCCCCGCCAAG GTCTTGGAGATGATTGGCGGCCGTGCCGGCGAATCACAGCACTTGGCCACTTCTGATTCGCCGCAGTCACCCCAAATGATCTCCATGCTGCTGAGGTCGTGTGACATTCAGCTGAGTGACACCTGTCAGCAAGAGCTCAACAGTAAGCTCGGGGCCACAGCTCTGGGGATGGCTAAAGGTGAGGAAGGGATTCATTCGTTCCCGGCGTTGTGTTTATTGGTCCGATTAAGGATCCGATGGACAAACTGTTTCATATGTTTCACACACAACGGTTTATCGCTTCATTTTATAGGTCCCATATTACCCCACCat CTACCCTCCCTCGATGCCCCAGGTCCTAACGGAGCCCCCCCGGCGGTCCAGAAGCCCCCCCTGCCCAAGAACCCGGCCCGCCTgatggccctggccctggcggAGAGTGCCAACCGGGCGGAGGGCGCCAACCGGGCGGAGGGCGCCTTGCTGCCCTACAGACCGCCTCAGACCGGCTACAGACCCCCGCCGCACCCGGGCTACTCTCACCAG gatccagagtccaatcagcaGCCAGGCCTGTCCCCTGAGGCGAAACCACCCCCTCCCTATTCCACTGAGCCCAAGCACGTG GACATGGGAACCCTCTCCTCGACGACCTCCGGCTCCGACCCCGTGACCTCCGACCTCTCCCGGGTCAACTCCTCGGAGGACGACCAGAGCTCCGACCCGTTCTACAGCAGCGTCCACGTCGCCTCCCGGGACAGCCCCGTGCGGACGGACCGCCCGCAGCCCCCGGCCTACGGGCGCCAGCTCTCCGCCCCTCCGTCGACGGCGAGCGGCGCCGGGGCCAACGccaacgccgccgccaccaccggcCTCCGCCAGCAGAGCGACTCGGTGCCCCAGCTCTGCTCCGGCGCCCCCCAGCCCGCCGGCGgacccccctcccagccccagCTGCACCACTCCAGCTCCGAGagctcccccctctccagggCCCGCCTCCCCCCGCCGTCGGGCCGGCCCAGGGTCCCCGCCAAGCCCTCGGACCTAGTGGCCCCCAAGAGGGAGCCCCCCTTTCAACGGGGGGGCCGCGACCTGCCCCTCCAGGTGGCCCCCGCGGGGCCCCAGAGGGAGCCACCGCACCCCTTCGCCCGGACCAACCTGCGGCGCTCTCTGGACTCGGGGAGGGTGCGCTGTCTGATCGGCCCGCCCGACTTCCAGAGCCCCTTGGTGCGGGCCTTCTCGGAGCGGCTGGGCGGGGTTCCGGACAAGCTGGCCCGCTACCACGCGGCTCAGGCGGCCAATCAGCTGGGGGCCGGCGGCCCGCCTCCCTCCGCACTG GCGCTGGCGGCCCAGCACCACTTTGCACAGGCCAGCATCAAGGCGGAGCGTCTGCGGGACAAGCAGAACCCGTACCACGAGATCGGGGGCCccgagggggaggagccctACCCCTTCCGCCCGCCCAGTTACTCCAGGCACGCCTTCGGCCCCCCCCGGCCCGACCTGGAGGGAGGCCTTTTCCCCGCGCCCCgcctccagccccgcccccagccccactCCTCCCCCGAGGCCTAccatggccccgccccctcccaccACGCCCTCCCAGAGGCGAGCCACTTCCCGCCCTCCCACGGCGACCCGGGCCCGCCCCCGCAAGCGTCGTTCAGCAGGCTGCCGGCCGGCAGCGAGATGCACCCCATCCCGGCCTCCTGCTTCAGCGCCctcgcccccgccgccgccgccgccgccgcctcccgcACGTTCTCCTCGCCGCGTAAGGCGCGccacgcccccgccgccgcctctcTGCACGcctccaacccccccaaccCGCAGCCCGCCCCGCTGCACCCCTACTTCGAGAACGGCCGCGTGTGTTACCGCGAACAGCCCGAGGACGCGCCGgcgaccgccgccgccgcgcacaGCACCAAGAGGCCGGCGCCCCCCGCCCGACGCCACGGCCCCCAGCGGCCCTACAGACCGCCCGCGGAGCCCCGGCAGCCCGTCTACGTCAACTACCCCTTCAGCCTGTCGCCGTCCGCCGCCCCTCCCCCGGCGgcggcctcctcctccgtggcgCTCCCCGTGGGCCGGGGCTGGGCCACCAGCGACCTGGACACCCCCCGGGAGCGCTCGCCGCTCACCTCGCCCGGGGACAGCCGCTCCTCCGGCTCCCTCCCGTCCCCCCCggggagcggcggcggcggcgaccggGCTCCGGGGGGGCACGACCGGGGGCCgtgcacggcggcggcggcggccaagCGCTCCTGGTCCGAGGACGAGGACGCCGAGCCGCTCTCGGGTCACAACCTCGCCGAGCTGCTCATGGCCAAgatggcggcggaggaggacggcAACGAGGCGGACAGCGACAGCCCGAGCCGccccggcccctcctcctcctcctcccgccgcCAGACGCACTTCAGGGGCCGCCAGTACCCGGGCGCCGACGCcgtccccccgccgccgccgccctacGCCGCCGCCTTGTTCAGCTGCTCCTCCTTCCAGCAGGCGGGGGCCTCGCGCCGCGCCTCCTCGGGGGGCGGGGGCCAGTACCACCGCCAGGCCTATGACGTccaccccccccaggaccccttGCTGCGGTTCCAGCGGGCCCCCGACCCGCCGTCCCGTCTGAACCCCCGCTCGCACAGCTCGCGCAGCTGCCACAACCCGCTCTACCCTCCCCGCCGCTCCGCCCACGCCTACCCGCCCCCGGGGCTCTTCGGCCTCCCCAGCGGCGACCCCGGGGGCTACCTGGCCCAGAACATGCACCAGGCGGCGGCCGCGGGGCCACGCCCGCCCCACCCGGCTCAGGGCTCCCCCCCGGGGGAGACGGCGCCGGAGACGTCGGCCCTGAGAGGGGTGGTGGGGCAGAACGGGGTGCCGGGGGCCAAGTGGAGCCAGACGCGGTCCTACTGCTAG